Proteins found in one Leishmania major strain Friedlin complete genome, chromosome 35 genomic segment:
- a CDS encoding conserved hypothetical protein (previous protein_id=AAZ14422.1) — protein MARARAIETRLEKLVPALDEYYTSGFLTREETVEVSRQRQHWEFRLVAKPLLLLDVRGAITYELGLEKRLREYCIYTKLNLQHRWDIVDRIEGIYKIGLKHLRNKAEHEALRQECVLFMKRFQRNGSLSNLYGELMVMHPRRSDIWVEAAEWQGFSQRNTDNARAIIQQALLTMSSEPVVWACALRVELQFVQRLLEGLLAEHREEVRKARKRAAKAAEDGDEENRADDAVAAAEGEEATSAIAPKLRAENEDMAHVLLDLALAKTVVEEAFDSPASGAVLLEQLLADAGAYAFAREVVELAVTTAARKMAEACSGSADVTVEAARVCGARGASASSSLTIASDQQRLRVRTQWRHRHSIDTVFAHYLALEDLAMNRYTTAIVDTTTYLANGGSGSVLSSKRRDQQGQQQQQPTAGALPLTPSREDRRRAAVKAVVSLLVFSFTPMSALAELPGIVAADTDSTKRFPAVRRAFAEALRRVAAVSAEGVSRVCTHLLRTPATAAADTAASTTTTNKSKRRDLRQTHTTLDIAVAAQWLLGQLQLDKATLQDCVTEPRERTERLLREVASAADMHPPAKSRARHEALAGTAGAAALMTWSVVQLEQFLQAEDRDALVQGACGGVGGSASAPPFSPLKTAAAMTTEDVERFIVWWKEEEALLRGQQEEGGDSGDALAASRTRRHLAAMKLLHQHGLLPSVDMPASAEKNSSGNRRRVPKSGSSDAASEDAWAKAKDVLLNRSSALQFVPVAGTTAPARLPLSLWRVFSALEKLECPTQLRAKAPSAQAAVSRSGRSGSDSDEDCDSETSGKGVAARCKYAASSSSSMQLSSFAAAGLYFLSGVPHSALSREEEWVRLEGVTSLLRCRLFSWLGRRVCTRDTVAETLQRAESNLAEARIADVQGLLTLAQRCQPLPRFAQTHCVLPFLEGVALFRSACAPATAVSTRAGNVSLPDKVARDAVQAAREAYEALLQLYSVSKHPESFLPLVYDGTSAKKLAQQAGTTSSACFKASTAEVQRANAEDWVAYVLFERTVSKDLLRAKTVVEQARRASLAPQVFMARLNAL, from the coding sequence ATGGCCCGAGCACGCGCCATCGAGACCAGACTGGAGAAGCTGGTCCCCGCCCTCGATGAGTATTACACGAGTGGCTTCCTCACGCGCGAAGAGACGGTCGAGGTGtcacggcagcgtcagcactGGGAGTTCCGTCTCGTTGCCAagcctcttctcctcctcgatgTACGCGGGGCCATCACGTACGAGCTGGGGCTCGAGAAGCGCCTCCGGGAGTACTGCATCTACACGAAGCTCaacctgcagcaccgctgggACATCGTTGACCGCATCGAGGGCATCTACAAGATCGGCCTCAAGCACCTGCGCAACAAGGCAGAGCACGAAGCACTGCGGCAGGAGTGCGTGCTATTTATGAAGCGGTTCCAGCGCAATGGCAGCCTCAGCAACCTCTACGGTGAGCTCATGGTGATGCACCCGCGGCGCAGTGACATCTGGGTAGAGGCGGCGGAATGGCAGGGGTTCTCGCAGCGCAACACAGACAACGCCCGGGCAATCAtccagcaggcgctgctgaccATGTCGTCAGAACCCGTGGTGTGGGCCTGCGCGTTGCGTGTGGAGCTACAGTTTGTCCAACGTCTCCTCGAAGGGCTGCTGGCCGAGCACCGCGAGGAGGTGCGTAAGGCGCGCAAGCGCGCAGCGAAGGCGGCCGAGGACGGTGACGAAGAGAACCGCGCCGACGAtgctgtggcggcagctgagggggaggaggccaCGTCGGCGATAGCGCCGAAGCTGCGGGCCGAAAACGAGGATATGGCTCACGTGCTGCTCGACCTTGCTTTAGCTAAGACAGTTGTGGAGGAGGCATTTGACAGCCCTGCCAGTGGGGCGGTGCTGCtagagcagctgctggcggacgCGGGCGCCTACGCCTTCGCACgcgaggtggtggagcttgcggtgacgacggcggcacgcaAGATGGCCGAGGCCTGCAGCGGGTCCGCTGACGTGACAGTAGAGGCAGCACGCGTCTgtggcgctcgcggcgcGTCGGCCTCATCCTCCCTCACCATTGCATCcgaccagcagcggctccgtgtgcgcacgcaaTGGCGTCACCGACACAGCATTGACACTGTCTTTGCGCACTATCTCGCCCTGGAGGATCTGGCCATGAACCGGTACACAACGGCCATCGTGGACACCACCACCTACCTcgccaacggcggcagcggaagcgTCTTGTCCTCGAAGCGGCGAGACCAgcaggggcagcagcagcagcagccgactGCCGGAGCCTTACCTCTGACCCCGTCACGAGAGGACCGCCGTCGTGCTGCTGTCAAGGCAGTCGTTTCACTTTTGGTGTTTTCGTTCACGCCGatgtcggcgctggcggagttGCCCGGCATCGTGGCAGCTGACACGGACTCGACGAAACGCTTTCCGGCTGTGCGGCGGGCTTTTGCAGAGGCCCTGCgtcgcgtcgccgccgtgtcGGCTGAGGGTGTGTCGCGGGTGTGCACGCATCTGCTGCGAACCCCGGcaaccgctgctgccgacaccgcagcgtcgacgacgacaaccAACAAAAGCAAGAGGAGAGACCTgcggcagacacacacaacactGGATattgcggtggcggcgcagtggCTTCTGGGGCAGCTGCAACTCGACAAGGCAACCCTACAAGACTGCGTCACGGAGCCGCGGGAGCGCACGGAGAGGCTGCTGAGAGAGGTGGCTTCGGCGGCTGACATGCACCCGCCTGCCAAGTCGCGCGCTAGACACGAGGCcctcgccggcaccgccggtgctgcggcgcttaTGACGTGGTCGGTAGTGCAGCTGGAGCAATTCTTGCAGGCGGAGGACAGGGATGCGCTGGTGCAAGGCGCCTGTGGCGGTGTCGGGGGCTCtgccagcgcgccgccgttctCGCCGCTCaagaccgccgccgcgatgaCCACGGAGGACGTGGAGCGCTTCATCGTGTGgtggaaggaggaggaggcgctgctgcgtgggcagcaggaggaggggggtgacTCGGGCGACGCACTGGCTGCTTCGCGAACGCGCCGTCACCTGGCGGCGATGAAGCTACTACATCAGCACGGTCTTCTGCCTTCTGTGGACATGCCCGCTTCTGCGGAGAAAAATagcagcggcaacaggaGAAGGGTGCCGAagagtggcagcagcgacgctgcgAGTGAAGATGCGTGGGCCAAGGCAAAAGACGTGCTGCTGAATCGATCCAGCGCACTGCAGTTTGTCCCAGTCGCGGGTACAactgcaccagcgcggctcccgctctctctttggCGCGTTTTCAGCGCCTTGGAGAAGTTGGAGTGTCCGACGCAGCTGAGGGCGAAAGCTCCCTCGGCTCAAGCGGCGGTCTCGCGCAGTGGCCGCAGTGGCAGTGACAGCGACGAAGATTGCGACAGTGAGACCAGCGGTAAAGGCGTAGCAGCGAGGTGCAAGTatgcggcgtcgtcgtcctccagcATGCAGCTTTCGAGCTTTGCCGCAGCTGGGCTGTACTTTTTGAGTGGGGTGCCACACAGCGCGCTCAGCCGCGAAGAGGAGTGGGTGCGGCTGGAGGGAGTaacctcgctgctgcggtgtcgACTGTTCTCCTGGCTGGGACGCCGAGTGTGCACCCGTGACACCGTTGCCGAGacactgcagcgcgccgagagCAACCTCGCAGAGGCTCGGATCGCTGACGTGCAAGGGCTGCtgacgctggcgcagcggtgtCAGCCGCTGCCCCGTTTCGCGCAGACGCACTGCGTGCTTCCATTTTTGGAGGGCGTTGCACTTTTTCGATCGGCCTGCGCACCTGCGACAGCTGTATCTACTCGAGCAGGCAACGTGTCTCTGCCCGACAAGGTCGCCCGCGATGCTGTGCAGGCGGCGCGAGAGGCATatgaggcgctgctgcagttgtACAGCGTCTCCAAACACCCCGAGTCCTTTCTCCCGCTTGTGTACGACGGTACATCGGCCAAGAAGCTTGCACAGCAGGCAGGTACGACGTCGAGCGCGTGCTTCAAGGCGTCGAcagcggaggtgcagcgggccAACGCCGAGGACTGGGTGGCGTATGTGCTGTTCGAGCGCACGGTATCCAAAGATTTGCTGAGGGCCAAGACGGTTGTGGAGCAGGCACGTCGGGCCTCTCTGGCACCGCAGGTCTTCATGGCGAGACTGAACGCGCTGTAG
- a CDS encoding conserved hypothetical protein (previous protein_id=AAZ14423.1), giving the protein MLGRKGHWQAVLCIRRPRFLTGGFHSSPPSSLQRVQGPCLDLAAAPAAHESLAQSPALAEVDIIHSTASLAVVLAAPSANVLATRTKPATPTQETLRHALGTRDAYRIFCALVREQQTSVGASSGELERLLSNIEGEADSFAAAACACVAVALSPSDWPPWVSARFAATGTAAMPIAHSRAPVDTGKVAGADEAAKEVRDVWAAASPLRVTAAGILRRIAARLPTQGACRSASSPSLPLLKWLTLLCGVALAPSSKTALRLAAEASRVSLDAAGVALAAFCASHSLTAERSKDDCASFAAGHTRETWWLSLWMQLTQPSAQPPSLPLFSLDAVAASPAVVVWSSGLMPADLREKRVSWHLHCLIASKEVHSAARLLAGACRDTPKALCGATIPVLASTQAELLSSFPPQLLEEGRLGEKLAMNLVEHLKHMQSRPRRPWSGFPQTLSFVPTVAVNAVLYARMLQYLLTSSAQVRSRDSYVHYLHNLSLLLSQSSIYALAASLVPADQPLKTVMVAAKDTYREVHMKQLVGAVRQVVDSLCEEPIPCLPAPAATDAVAENGVASTRRALKTGAALSSDGVAPAKGKRECKAARLEEEQALLERAAANSSGAASWRWREDALSEVDGTVQAAVRLLTSLLELCSSRKNSLPLRVAEPKWRRELRERTAVRAHKFELLLQELPHAELRAVLQTLLGHGYIREGSQLGVSLVKGDQVDLRYYTLPLLGSLYLAVCAPPGSPTPAPVVASSTSSPSSSAPPFADAEAVTESEKQAVYRMYRRRLEIYGNADLKVTTPSYAPARDRHIRGGVEGEHHDGVAAPTRHDSEGSAAAATTALVRTPENKLVQALVLASMRPATSLASYATAELANCLLNRRVDVAGRGMVVDVGSAGIYQDHSTGRGTGAVFGPWLRTGVVTW; this is encoded by the coding sequence ATGCTCGGGAGGAAAGGGCACTGGCAGGCCGTGCTGTGCATTCGGCGCCCTCGCTTTCTCACGGGAGGGTTTCActcctctcctccgtccTCACTCCAGCGTGTGCAGGGGCCCTGTCTTGACCTAGCGGCTGCACCGGCCGCACATGAGTCACTGGCGCAGTCACCTGCTTTAGCGGAGGTGGACATCATCCACTCAACCGCCTCACTCGCCGTcgtgctggcggcgccgtctgcgAACGTTCTGGCGACGCGCACAAAGCCGGCGACGCCTACAcaggagacgctgcgccacgcgctCGGCACGCGGGACGCGTACCGCATCTTTTGCGCGCTTGTACGTGAGCAGCAGACTTCCGTCGGTGCGTCAAGCGGTGAGCTGGAGCGCCTGCTCTCCAACATCGAGGGGGAAGCTGATTCAttcgcggcagcggcatgcgcctgtgtggcggtggcgctgagcCCGTCGGATTGGCCGCCCTGGGTGTCGGCACGCTTTGCTGCTACTgggacggcggcgatgccaaTTGCACACAGCCGTGCACCGGTGGACACGGGGAAGGTGGCAGGCGCCGATGAGGCAGCCAAGGAAGTGAGAGACGTctgggcagcggcgtcgccgctgcgtgtCACGGCCGCGGGCATCCTGCGCCGCATTGCTGCCCGGCTTCCCACCCAAGGCGCGTGCCGCTCGGCGTCATCGCCTTCTCTGCCTTTGCTCAAGTGGCTCACGCTCCTCTgcggggtggcgctggcgccgtcgtccaaaacagcgctgcgcctcgcggcTGAGGCCAGTCGCGTTTCTCTCGACGCCGCTGGGGTGGCCCTGGCCGCGTTCTGCGCGTCTCACTCGTTGACTGCCGAGCGTAGCAAGGATGACTGCGCTTCCTTCGCTGCAGGCCACACTCGGGAAACCTGGTGGCTGTCGCTCTGGATGCAGCTTACCCAACCCAGTGctcagccgccgtcgctgccccTCTTCTCGCTCGACGCCGTGGCCGCCTCGCCAgctgtggtggtgtggtCCAGCGGCCTCATGCCCGCTGACCTTCGCGAGAAGCGCGTTTCGTGGCATCTGCACTGTCTCATCGCGTCAAAGGAAGTACACAGTGCGGCGCGACTCTTGGCTGGCGCATGCCGCGATACACCAAAGGCGCTGTGCGGCGCCACCATACCTGTCCTGGCGTCCACCCAGGCGGagctcctctcctctttcccaCCTCAGCTTTTGGAGGAGGGCCGCCTAGGTGAGAAGCTGGCTATGAATCTAGTGGAGCACCTTAAGCACATGCAGTcgcggccacggcggccTTGGAGTGGCTTCCCACAGACCCTATCGTTTGTGCCGACCGTTGCAGTGAACGCTGTCTTGTACGCACGCATGTTGCAATACCTCCTGACCTCCAGCGCGCAAGTGCGCAGCAGAGACAGCTATGTGCATTATCTTCACAATCTGTCATTGCTGCTGTCTCAGAGCAGCATCtacgcgctggcggcatcGTTGGTTCCGGCCGATCAGCCCTTAAAAACCGTCATGGTGGCTGCCAAAGACACGTATCGAGAAGTTCACATGAAGCAGCTCGTCGGTGCTGTGCGCCAGGTCGTTGATTCTCTCTGTGAAGAGCCCATTCCTTGCTTGCCTGCTCCGGCGGCCaccgacgccgtcgctgaaAATGGTGTCGCCTCCACGCGGAGGGCTCTGAAGACTGGCGCAGCGCTCTCCTCCGACGGCGTAGCACCGGCGAAGGGCAAGAGAGAGTGTAAGGCGGCGaggctggaggaggagcaggctCTCCTCGAACGCGCAGCGGCCAACTCGAGCGGTGCCGCGtcgtggcgctggcgtgAGGATGCGCTATCGGAAGTGGACGGCACGGTGCAGGCggctgtgcgcctcctcaCGTCGCTCTTGGAGCTGTGCTCCAGCCGCAAGAACAGCCTCCCACTGCGCGTTGCCGAGCCGAAGTGGCGTCGCGAGCTGCGTGAGCGAACCGCCGTGCGTGCACACAAATTcgagctgctcctccaggAGCTCCCAcacgcggagctgcgcgccgtgtTGCAAACCCTCCTAGGGCACGGTTACATTCGCGAGGGCAGTCAACTGGGGGTTTCGTTGGTGAAAGGTGATCAGGTGGATCTGCGATACTACACCTTACCCTTGCTCGGGTCGCTTTACCTGGCGGTGTGTGCCCCGCCAGGCTCCCCGACACCTGCCCCAGTCGTAGCTTCGAGCACGTCTTCCCCATCTTCCAGCGCACCACCCTTTGCCGACGCAGAGGCTGTGACTGAGTCGGAGAAGCAAGCGGTCTACCGGATGTACCGGCGCCGGCTCGAGATCTACGGCAATGCTGATCTTAAAGTCACTACACCCTCGTACGCGCCCGCTAGGGACCGCCACAtccgcggcggtgtcgagGGCGAGCATCATGACGGTGTTGCTGCGCCCACCCGCCACGACTCGGAGGgctctgcggctgcggcaacCACTGCGCTTGTACGCACCCCTGAGAACAAACTTGTTCAGGCACTGGTGCTCGCCAGCATGCGCCCCGCAACTTCTCTCGCAAGCTACGCGACGGCCGAACTCGCAAACTGCTTGCTGAACCGCCGTGTCGATgtggcggggaggggaaTGGTGGTGGATGTCGGGTCTGCTGGAATTTACCAGGACCACTCTACCGGCAGAGGCACAGGCGCCGTGTTCGGCCCGTGGCTTCGCACAGGGGTGGTCACATGGTGA
- a CDS encoding putative 40S ribosomal protein S6 (previous protein_id=AAZ14424.1) — protein MKLNIAYPRNGTVKQFEISDEVLRRVQLQDYRLGNEVDGAIFGSEFKGYIFRLRGGSDKDGFPMVPGVLASSRVSLLVKRGAIGFNTFRGYQGERRRKNVRGCVLASDIALVNVTISKVGDQPIEGVTDTTAPRRLGPKRASKIRKLFNLSRTEDVRKYVVRRRVVKSGKKDRLKAPKIQRLITPRVKARRAKKAKDAIAKVRASAAERREYLRLIASNRRALRQRDHSKKHTRKVHAQRAEVAAFQKK, from the coding sequence ATGAAGCTCAACATCGCGTACCCCCGCAACGGGACGGTGAAGCAGTTCGAGATCTCGGACGAGGTGCTCcgccgcgtgcagctgcaggactACCGCCTCGGCAACGAGGTGGACGGCGCCATCTTTGGTAGCGAGTTCAAGGGCTACATCTTCCGCCTGCGCGGTGGCTCGGACAAGGATGGTTTCCCGATGGTCCCTGGCGTGCTTGCCTCCAGccgtgtgtcgctgctggtgaaGCGCGGTGCGATCGGCTTCAACACCTTCCGCGGCTACCAGggtgagcgccgccgcaagaACGTTCGCGGCTGCGTGCTCGCGAGCGACATCGCGCTGGTGAACGTGACCATCTCCAAGGTCGGTGACCAGCCGATCGAGGGTGTGACGGACACCACGGCTCCCCGCCGTCTGGGTCCGAAGCGCGCGAGCAAGATCCGCAAGCTCTTCAACCTGTCCCGCACCGAAGACGTGCGCAAGTACGTtgttcgccgccgcgtcgtgaAGAGCGGCAAGAAGGACCGGCTGAAGGCCCCGAAGATCCAGCGTCTGATCACGCCGAGGGTCAAGGCCCGCCGTGCCAAGAAGGCCAAGGATGCCATCGCCAAggtgcgcgcgtctgccgctGAGCGCCGTGAGTACCTGCGCCTTATCGCCTCGAAccgccgtgcgctgcgccagcgtgaCCACTCCAAGAAGCACACCCGGAAGGTGCACGCCCAGCGCGCCGAGGTGGCAGCATTCCAGAAGAAGTAA